From Desulfobacteraceae bacterium, the proteins below share one genomic window:
- a CDS encoding acetate uptake transporter, producing the protein MADAQPVNGNPAVVGLAGFGLTTMILQFHNVGWCGVGPIVALGLVFGGMAQMIAGFQEFKCGNNFGYSAFVSYGAFWVSLGVIFLLNHFKIYHSNTNDVGWFLVVWTMYTAILWVAAMRIHTAMAVTFTLLLIGFILLDLAHFGYPELTRVAGFELMFCAAAAWYMMAHVIYAQIFGRNILPVGPPWIK; encoded by the coding sequence ATGGCAGATGCACAACCGGTAAATGGCAACCCCGCAGTTGTGGGATTGGCGGGCTTCGGTCTGACCACCATGATTCTGCAGTTTCACAATGTGGGGTGGTGCGGGGTGGGTCCCATCGTCGCGCTGGGGCTGGTTTTCGGGGGCATGGCCCAAATGATCGCCGGGTTTCAGGAGTTCAAGTGCGGCAACAACTTCGGCTACAGCGCATTCGTGTCCTACGGCGCCTTCTGGGTGTCGCTGGGGGTCATTTTCCTGTTGAACCACTTCAAGATCTACCACTCCAACACCAACGACGTGGGGTGGTTTCTGGTCGTCTGGACGATGTACACCGCTATCCTCTGGGTCGCCGCGATGCGGATTCACACCGCCATGGCGGTGACCTTCACCCTGCTGCTGATCGGATTCATCCTGCTGGATCTGGCCCACTTCGGCTATCCTGAGCTCACCCGGGTCGCCGGCTTCGAGCTGATGTTCTGCGCCGCGGCTGCATGGTATATGATGGCCCACGTTATTTATGCCCAGATTTTCGGCCGCAACATCCTGCCCGTCGGCCCGCCGTGGATTAAGTAG
- the lpdA gene encoding dihydrolipoyl dehydrogenase: MVMGEFVQETELLVIGSGPGGYAAAFRAADLGLEVTMVDTAERPGGACLFRGCIPSKTLLHLSELLHDARRAGPMGITFGEPTIDLAAVRSWKSRVIDRLAGGLVSLCRQRGVQVIRGHAEFASSTQVRLHDAEVSGIKFGHCILATGSRPILLPGASAVKGGRVMTSTGALGLAEVPSSLLVVGGGYVGLELGSVYASLGSRVVLVELGDRLLPGTDPDLVEPLQRRLAGLFAGLHFNTRVTAIEEAETAVTATLESVGESRRERFERVLVAIGRQPNSRRLGLENTRVKLDAHGFVVVDAQQRTDDPRIFAIGDVVGGAMLAHKAIHEGKTAAEVVAGRPAAFDARAIPAVVYTDPQIAWCGLSEEAARREGREVRIARFPWKFSGRALTMDAPEGLTKILIDPQSGRILGVGMVGRSAEALIAEGVLAVEMGALAQDLALTVHAHPTLSETIEEADALLLGSATHILSPGPKG; this comes from the coding sequence ATGGTGATGGGAGAATTCGTGCAGGAGACCGAACTGCTGGTGATCGGCAGCGGCCCCGGCGGCTATGCGGCCGCCTTTCGGGCGGCAGACCTGGGGCTGGAGGTGACCATGGTGGACACCGCCGAGCGCCCCGGCGGGGCCTGCCTATTTCGCGGCTGCATCCCCTCCAAGACCCTGCTGCATCTCAGCGAACTGCTCCACGACGCCCGCCGCGCGGGCCCCATGGGAATCACCTTCGGCGAGCCGACCATCGACCTGGCGGCCGTCCGCAGCTGGAAGAGCCGGGTGATCGACCGGCTGGCCGGCGGGCTAGTGTCCCTCTGCCGCCAGCGCGGGGTCCAGGTGATCCGGGGCCACGCGGAATTCGCCTCTTCCACCCAGGTGCGGCTGCACGACGCCGAGGTCAGCGGCATCAAGTTCGGCCACTGCATCCTGGCCACGGGCTCGCGGCCCATCCTGCTGCCGGGGGCCTCAGCGGTCAAAGGGGGCCGCGTGATGACCTCCACCGGCGCACTGGGCCTGGCGGAGGTGCCGTCCTCGCTGCTGGTGGTTGGCGGCGGCTACGTCGGACTGGAACTCGGCAGCGTATACGCCTCATTGGGCAGCCGGGTGGTGCTGGTGGAACTGGGGGACCGGCTCCTGCCCGGCACCGACCCGGATCTGGTTGAACCCCTCCAGCGACGTTTGGCGGGCCTCTTTGCCGGCCTGCACTTCAACACCCGCGTAACGGCCATCGAGGAAGCCGAGACGGCGGTCACGGCGACCTTGGAAAGCGTCGGCGAAAGCCGCCGCGAACGCTTCGAGCGCGTCCTGGTGGCCATCGGGCGCCAGCCCAATAGCCGCCGCCTGGGTCTGGAGAACACCCGCGTTAAGCTGGACGCGCACGGCTTCGTGGTGGTCGACGCCCAGCAGCGCACCGACGATCCGCGCATCTTCGCCATCGGCGACGTTGTCGGCGGCGCCATGCTGGCCCACAAGGCCATCCATGAGGGCAAGACCGCGGCCGAGGTGGTCGCCGGCCGGCCGGCAGCCTTCGACGCGCGCGCCATACCGGCAGTGGTCTACACCGATCCCCAGATCGCCTGGTGCGGTCTGAGCGAGGAGGCCGCCCGGCGGGAGGGCCGAGAGGTGCGAATCGCGCGCTTCCCCTGGAAGTTCTCCGGCCGAGCGTTGACCATGGACGCCCCCGAGGGCCTGACCAAAATCCTGATCGACCCCCAAAGCGGGCGCATCCTGGGGGTCGGCATGGTCGGCCGCAGCGCCGAGGCTCTGATCGCCGAAGGCGTCCTGGCGGTTGAAATGGGCGCCCTGGCCCAAGACCTGGCACTCACCGTGCACGCCCACCCGACACTCTCGGAAACAATCGAGGAAGCCGACGCGCTCTTACTGGGCAGCGCCACCCACATCCTCTCCCCCGGACCCAAGGGGTGA
- a CDS encoding 2-oxo acid dehydrogenase subunit E2: protein MGRSFKLPDLGEGIHEGEVLAVMVAVGDAVREGDPILEVETDKAAVEIPSPVDGTVTEIRVKPGDLVRVGEVLMTFETDTATAASDAPAAADREAPAPRPAPETTEADKKPKRPPVPASPATRRLARELGVDLSAVTATGPEGLVTAEDVRTAAAQSEAPEPDAALEAAAALRPPQSTPLPDFDRWGTTERLPLRAVRRATARQMALAWSQIPHVHTQDWVDLTELEALRRKHREAVAARGGRLTLTVFALKAAAAALKRHPDFNASLDVEAGEIIRKHYFHIGVAVDTDDGLIVPVVRDVDRKSLRELAVELAELVDRTRRRKITREVLEGATFTITNVGPLGGGHFSAIINPPQVAIVGMGAARMQPVVLPADGPAKIVARLMMPLVVCVDHRVLDGADAIRFMQTVKAILQDPEELLLAMT, encoded by the coding sequence ATGGGGCGGTCGTTTAAATTGCCCGATCTGGGCGAAGGGATCCACGAAGGCGAGGTGCTGGCGGTGATGGTGGCGGTGGGCGACGCGGTCCGGGAGGGGGACCCGATCCTGGAGGTGGAAACCGACAAGGCGGCAGTCGAGATCCCCTCGCCGGTGGACGGCACGGTGACCGAAATCCGGGTCAAGCCCGGCGACCTGGTCAGGGTCGGAGAGGTTCTGATGACCTTCGAGACCGACACCGCGACGGCCGCCTCAGACGCGCCCGCTGCGGCCGACAGGGAGGCGCCGGCGCCCCGGCCGGCCCCGGAAACCACGGAGGCCGACAAGAAGCCCAAACGGCCGCCGGTGCCGGCCTCGCCGGCCACCCGGCGGCTGGCCCGCGAGCTGGGGGTGGACCTTAGCGCCGTCACCGCCACGGGCCCCGAGGGGCTGGTGACTGCCGAGGATGTCCGGACGGCCGCCGCCCAGAGCGAGGCCCCGGAGCCGGATGCGGCCCTGGAAGCCGCCGCGGCGCTGCGCCCGCCGCAATCCACGCCCCTGCCGGACTTCGACCGCTGGGGCACCACCGAACGCCTGCCGCTGCGCGCCGTCCGACGGGCCACCGCTCGCCAGATGGCCCTGGCCTGGTCGCAGATTCCCCACGTGCACACCCAGGACTGGGTGGATTTGACCGAGCTGGAGGCCCTGCGCCGCAAACACCGCGAGGCCGTCGCGGCCCGGGGGGGCCGGCTGACATTAACCGTTTTCGCCCTCAAGGCCGCGGCCGCAGCCCTCAAGCGCCACCCCGATTTCAACGCCAGCCTGGACGTCGAGGCCGGCGAGATCATCCGCAAACACTATTTTCACATCGGGGTGGCGGTGGACACCGACGACGGCCTGATCGTGCCGGTGGTCCGCGACGTGGACCGCAAGAGCCTGCGGGAGCTGGCCGTCGAGCTGGCCGAGCTGGTGGATCGCACCCGGCGGCGCAAGATAACGCGCGAGGTGCTGGAGGGGGCTACCTTTACCATCACCAACGTGGGCCCGCTGGGGGGCGGGCATTTTTCGGCCATCATCAACCCCCCCCAGGTGGCCATCGTGGGCATGGGCGCAGCCCGCATGCAGCCGGTGGTTCTGCCCGCCGACGGCCCGGCCAAGATCGTTGCGCGGCTGATGATGCCGCTGGTGGTCTGTGTGGACCACCGCGTCCTGGACGGGGCCGACGCCATCCGGTTCATGCAGACCGTCAAAGCAATCCTCCAGGACCCCGAAGAACTGCTGTTGGCCATGACCTGA
- a CDS encoding alpha-ketoacid dehydrogenase subunit beta, protein MAKMTMVEALNLALRQEMTRDDGVIVLGEDVGVDGGVFRVTDGLIGTFGENRVLDTPLAESGIVGMSIGMAVYGLRPVCEIQFSGFSYENFHQIESHAARLRWRSRGRFTVPMVLRTPYGGGVRALEHHSESREAFWAHMPGLKMVIPSGPRNARALLTSAIRDPDPVIFYEAKALYRAFREEVPEVEETLPIGRSQIVREGRDLTLIAYGAMLRPTVAASERLAEEDGLEAEVIDLLTVSPLDDSLFVASAKKTGHVLLVHEAPRSFGPGAEIVARLVEKAFYYLEKPVARVTGFDVVIPYFSRENSYLPGIERIVRQARGLLAS, encoded by the coding sequence ATGGCTAAGATGACGATGGTGGAGGCCTTGAACCTGGCCCTGCGCCAGGAAATGACGCGCGACGACGGCGTCATCGTGCTGGGCGAGGACGTCGGCGTCGACGGCGGGGTGTTTCGGGTGACCGACGGCCTGATCGGAACCTTCGGCGAAAACCGCGTCCTGGACACCCCCCTGGCGGAGTCGGGGATCGTCGGGATGTCCATCGGAATGGCGGTCTACGGCCTCAGGCCGGTCTGCGAAATTCAGTTTTCGGGCTTCAGCTACGAGAATTTTCACCAGATCGAGAGCCACGCCGCGCGCCTGCGCTGGCGCTCGCGGGGCCGTTTCACGGTGCCCATGGTGCTGCGCACCCCTTACGGCGGCGGCGTGCGCGCCCTGGAGCACCACTCCGAGAGCCGCGAGGCCTTCTGGGCCCACATGCCGGGGCTCAAAATGGTGATCCCCTCCGGCCCGCGCAACGCCCGAGCCCTCTTGACAAGCGCCATTCGCGACCCGGACCCCGTGATTTTCTACGAGGCCAAGGCCCTTTACCGCGCCTTTCGCGAGGAGGTCCCGGAGGTGGAGGAAACCCTGCCCATCGGCCGTTCCCAAATCGTCCGGGAGGGCCGCGACCTGACCCTGATCGCCTACGGCGCCATGCTGCGCCCCACCGTGGCGGCGTCCGAGCGGCTGGCCGAGGAGGACGGCCTGGAGGCCGAGGTCATCGACCTGCTGACCGTCTCCCCCCTGGACGACAGCCTCTTCGTGGCTTCGGCCAAGAAAACCGGTCACGTCCTGCTGGTCCACGAGGCCCCGCGCAGCTTCGGACCGGGGGCCGAGATCGTGGCGCGCCTGGTGGAGAAGGCCTTCTACTACCTCGAGAAGCCGGTGGCGCGGGTCACCGGCTTCGACGTGGTGATACCGTATTTCAGCCGTGAGAACAGCTACCTGCCCGGGATCGAGCGGATCGTGCGCCAGGCGCGCGGCCTGCTGGCGAGCTGA
- the pdhA gene encoding pyruvate dehydrogenase (acetyl-transferring) E1 component subunit alpha encodes MPRKPISLPHPIEYLSILDENGTLDGDLEPLIEPADLLKLHRAMLLGRRFDERMLSLQRQGRIGTFAPIAGQEAAQLGAVAALRDSDWMVPSFRESAAEIWRGKPLENFIIFFGGFNEGGQIASESNDLPLCVPVGSQVPHAVGLAWAMKYRGSDQVAMTFFGDGATSEGDFHEGLNLAAVFQAPVIFVCQNNQWAISIPRANQTRSATLAQKAIAYGMPGIQVDGNDILAVYAAASEAVARARAGDGPTLIECVTYRLSVHTTADDPKRYRSDDDVAVWKKRDPIARFQRYLTDKGVLTPEKIEALEAEIQAEIQAAVTRAEEQMAQMDDPLEMFDHVYAEMTPDLQAQQAELARELAAARKEDSHG; translated from the coding sequence ATGCCGCGCAAACCGATATCCCTGCCCCACCCCATCGAATACCTTTCCATCCTGGACGAAAACGGAACCCTGGACGGCGACCTGGAACCCCTGATCGAACCCGCCGACCTGCTCAAGCTCCATCGCGCCATGCTGCTCGGCCGGCGCTTCGACGAGCGCATGCTCAGCCTCCAGCGCCAGGGACGGATCGGCACTTTCGCCCCCATCGCCGGCCAGGAGGCCGCCCAGCTGGGGGCCGTGGCGGCGCTGCGGGACTCGGACTGGATGGTGCCCTCCTTTCGCGAAAGCGCGGCCGAGATCTGGCGCGGCAAGCCTCTGGAAAACTTCATCATCTTCTTCGGCGGCTTCAACGAGGGCGGGCAGATCGCCTCGGAGAGCAACGACCTGCCGCTCTGCGTGCCGGTCGGCTCCCAGGTCCCGCACGCCGTGGGGCTGGCCTGGGCCATGAAATACCGCGGCAGCGACCAGGTGGCCATGACCTTCTTCGGCGACGGCGCCACCTCCGAGGGCGATTTTCACGAGGGTCTGAACCTGGCCGCGGTATTCCAGGCCCCCGTGATCTTTGTCTGCCAGAACAACCAGTGGGCCATATCCATTCCCCGGGCGAACCAGACCCGCTCCGCGACCCTCGCCCAGAAGGCCATCGCCTACGGGATGCCGGGCATCCAGGTGGACGGCAACGATATCCTCGCGGTGTACGCCGCGGCCAGCGAAGCGGTGGCGCGCGCCCGCGCCGGTGACGGTCCGACCCTGATCGAGTGCGTCACCTACCGTCTGAGCGTTCACACCACCGCCGACGACCCCAAGCGCTACCGCAGCGATGACGATGTGGCGGTCTGGAAAAAACGGGACCCCATCGCCCGCTTTCAGCGCTACCTCACCGACAAGGGGGTGTTGACCCCGGAAAAGATCGAGGCCCTGGAGGCCGAAATCCAGGCCGAGATCCAGGCCGCCGTCACGCGCGCCGAAGAGCAGATGGCCCAGATGGACGACCCGCTGGAGATGTTCGACCATGTCTATGCGGAAATGACCCCCGATCTCCAGGCGCAGCAGGCGGAACTGGCCCGGGAGCTGGCCGCGGCGCGCAAGGAGGACAGCCATGGCTAA
- a CDS encoding tetratricopeptide repeat protein, with amino-acid sequence MTQHNESRASFDQGMAEFVAGNLDASIAALTDATRHDPEFTLAFLSRGAAHLKLGQTDAALADFNHVIELNPEYAKAFHLRGLAHEADGDHAKALEDFDRALALDPEYGAAYYSRASLHTRLGQEEAAAEDIRMVTHLTHVQLESFNNENNVWHSRQLSLEASGAADVFDR; translated from the coding sequence ATGACCCAGCACAACGAAAGCAGAGCCTCTTTCGACCAGGGAATGGCGGAGTTTGTCGCCGGCAACCTCGACGCGAGCATCGCGGCCTTGACTGACGCCACCCGTCACGACCCCGAATTCACCCTCGCCTTTCTCAGCCGCGGCGCAGCCCACCTCAAACTCGGCCAGACGGACGCGGCCCTGGCGGATTTCAACCACGTCATCGAACTGAACCCCGAATACGCCAAGGCTTTCCACCTGCGGGGGCTGGCGCATGAAGCCGACGGTGACCACGCCAAGGCCCTGGAGGACTTCGACCGGGCGTTGGCGCTCGACCCGGAGTACGGCGCCGCCTACTACAGCCGCGCAAGCCTTCACACGCGCCTGGGCCAGGAGGAGGCGGCGGCCGAGGATATCCGCATGGTGACCCACCTGACCCACGTCCAGCTTGAAAGTTTCAACAACGAAAACAACGTCTGGCACTCCCGCCAGCTCAGCCTGGAAGCCTCGGGCGCAGCCGACGTCTTCGACCGCTGA
- a CDS encoding PilZ domain-containing protein, which translates to MSDCQDRRAKRRSHFRNTMILTAKDNGSTFPVRMCNASEDGLFFEAGSRFAPGAQIYVMAPGSCDVDRARVVWCREILDPEAPRYRVGATFPNTLVH; encoded by the coding sequence ATGAGCGATTGTCAAGACCGGCGCGCAAAGCGCCGCAGCCACTTTCGAAATACGATGATTCTCACCGCCAAGGACAACGGATCGACCTTTCCGGTGCGGATGTGCAACGCCAGCGAGGACGGCCTTTTCTTCGAGGCTGGGAGCCGGTTTGCACCGGGAGCCCAGATCTACGTGATGGCCCCCGGCTCCTGCGATGTGGACCGGGCCAGGGTCGTCTGGTGCCGTGAAATCCTGGACCCCGAGGCCCCCCGCTACCGGGTGGGGGCGACCTTCCCCAACACCCTGGTGCACTGA
- a CDS encoding GGDEF domain-containing protein: MAAKTPAARPTRPTVIRLRPLLGAAAAPLILLALGAALAWRWPEVRPPGQTAAVCRALADLLPFLPYAVFGLLLLAGGRCHNAGLILGAPVLSLAYLGSSGGALPLAVGPWGMCLEALLQTLLPLNLVFLALLTRSRLFSTRSWAAAVVILLQTAGLALVFGPSFPGHQLARALLQDAVSGWCPRLEVADWPAARLSLLLSLMFLCQRLMRTTDGLSAGFGCALVAAWLGVGAGGPTAAVWFTVAGLILGASLLDSTYRLAYNDELTGLPGRRSLNQALMGLGRRYALAMIDVDHFKRFNDRFGHDTGDDVLRLIAARLARISGGARVFRYGGEEFAAVFAGKSAAAARSHLEAFRRALAQTAFRVRRHKGAARPVRVTVSIGVSAPDGRTRDPAAVLKAADQALYRAKRAGRNRIVA, encoded by the coding sequence ATGGCCGCCAAAACACCCGCCGCCCGCCCCACCCGACCGACTGTTATTCGCCTGCGGCCCCTGCTGGGTGCTGCGGCCGCGCCCCTGATCCTGCTGGCCCTGGGCGCCGCCCTGGCCTGGCGCTGGCCCGAGGTGCGCCCGCCGGGTCAAACGGCGGCCGTCTGCAGGGCGCTGGCGGACCTGCTGCCGTTTCTGCCGTACGCGGTTTTCGGCCTTCTCCTGCTGGCGGGCGGCCGCTGCCACAACGCCGGCCTGATTCTCGGCGCGCCGGTGCTGTCGCTGGCCTATCTCGGATCTTCGGGGGGCGCGCTGCCCCTTGCGGTCGGGCCTTGGGGGATGTGCCTGGAGGCGCTGCTCCAGACGCTGCTGCCGCTCAATCTGGTTTTTCTGGCGCTGCTGACCCGCTCCCGGCTGTTTTCGACCCGCAGCTGGGCGGCAGCCGTGGTGATCCTGCTGCAGACAGCGGGGCTGGCGCTGGTTTTTGGGCCGTCTTTCCCCGGTCACCAGCTCGCCCGGGCGCTGCTGCAGGACGCGGTCTCGGGGTGGTGCCCCCGCCTGGAAGTTGCCGATTGGCCGGCCGCCCGGCTCAGTCTGCTTCTTTCTCTGATGTTTCTATGCCAGCGGCTGATGCGGACCACGGACGGGCTGAGCGCCGGTTTCGGCTGCGCCCTGGTGGCCGCCTGGCTGGGAGTCGGCGCAGGCGGGCCGACGGCCGCGGTCTGGTTCACGGTTGCCGGCCTGATCCTGGGAGCGTCGCTTTTGGACAGCACCTACCGCCTGGCCTACAACGACGAGCTGACAGGGCTCCCCGGGCGCCGCAGCCTCAACCAAGCTCTGATGGGTCTTGGCCGGCGCTACGCCCTGGCGATGATCGATGTGGACCACTTCAAGCGCTTCAACGACCGCTTCGGGCACGACACCGGCGATGACGTGCTGCGGCTGATCGCCGCCCGGCTCGCCCGGATCTCCGGCGGCGCCCGGGTCTTTCGCTACGGCGGCGAGGAATTTGCCGCCGTGTTTGCGGGCAAAAGCGCCGCCGCAGCCCGCAGCCACCTGGAGGCCTTTCGTCGGGCGCTGGCGCAAACGGCCTTTCGGGTGCGCCGCCACAAGGGCGCCGCCCGGCCGGTCAGAGTTACGGTGAGCATCGGCGTCAGCGCACCCGACGGCCGCACCCGGGACCCTGCGGCGGTCCTCAAGGCCGCCGACCAGGCCCTCTACCGGGCCAAACGGGCGGGCCGCAACCGGATTGTCGCCTGA
- a CDS encoding ferritin family protein, giving the protein MIDFNAEEIFRMAEQLERNGSEFYRSAAAAAARPEENDLLLRLAAMEDAHQKTFQTMRSELGDLERSATAFDPDGEATQYLRALADTRVFFQKKIDTSSMKEILKAAIEAEKESILFYLGMRATLPTRLGQSRLDEIIQEEMGHIRMLSRELVRLKE; this is encoded by the coding sequence ATGATTGACTTCAATGCCGAGGAGATCTTTCGGATGGCCGAGCAGCTTGAACGCAACGGGTCCGAATTTTACCGCAGCGCCGCCGCGGCCGCGGCCCGGCCCGAAGAAAACGATCTTTTGCTGCGGCTGGCCGCCATGGAGGATGCGCACCAAAAAACCTTCCAGACCATGCGCTCGGAACTCGGCGATCTGGAGCGCAGCGCCACCGCCTTCGACCCCGACGGCGAGGCGACCCAGTACCTGCGGGCGCTGGCCGACACCCGCGTTTTCTTCCAAAAGAAGATCGACACCAGCTCGATGAAGGAAATTCTCAAGGCCGCCATCGAGGCCGAGAAGGAATCCATCCTCTTCTACCTGGGGATGCGCGCGACGCTGCCCACCAGGCTGGGCCAGAGCCGCCTGGACGAGATCATCCAGGAGGAGATGGGCCATATTCGCATGCTCAGCCGGGAACTGGTTCGGCTAAAGGAGTAG
- a CDS encoding Crp/Fnr family transcriptional regulator yields MDIIARTPLFGGLPEEQLQAVCAIAVTRRFAKGEIVFTEGQPGSGFYVVMSGRIKIFKVSAEGKEQILHIFGPGEPFGEVPVFSGKPFPASAEAIAQSRLLFFPKQAFVDLTSAMPSLALNMLAVLSLRLRQFTVQIENLSLKEVPGRLASYLVYLAAEQAAEDTVALTISKGQLASLLGTIPETLSRMMAKMAGLGLIEVAGRTIRLLNRDALEDLARTGKLMGIEG; encoded by the coding sequence ATGGACATCATCGCCCGAACACCCCTTTTCGGCGGCCTGCCCGAGGAACAGCTCCAGGCCGTTTGCGCCATTGCGGTCACGCGCCGTTTTGCCAAGGGGGAGATTGTTTTCACCGAAGGCCAGCCGGGAAGCGGTTTTTACGTCGTCATGAGCGGCCGGATAAAGATTTTCAAGGTCTCGGCGGAAGGCAAAGAGCAGATTTTGCATATCTTCGGCCCGGGCGAGCCGTTTGGGGAGGTGCCCGTTTTTTCCGGCAAACCCTTTCCGGCCAGCGCCGAGGCAATCGCCCAAAGCCGACTGCTTTTTTTCCCCAAGCAGGCCTTCGTCGACCTGACCAGCGCCATGCCCTCGCTGGCCCTCAACATGTTGGCGGTGCTGTCCCTGCGGCTGCGGCAATTTACCGTCCAGATCGAAAATCTTTCGCTCAAGGAGGTGCCGGGCCGCCTGGCCTCCTACCTGGTCTATCTGGCGGCCGAGCAGGCCGCCGAGGACACCGTCGCCCTGACGATTTCCAAGGGTCAGCTCGCCAGCCTGCTGGGAACGATCCCCGAAACCCTCTCGCGCATGATGGCCAAGATGGCCGGCCTGGGCCTGATCGAAGTCGCGGGGCGCACCATCCGGTTGCTGAACCGGGACGCCCTGGAGGATCTGGCCAGAACCGGCAAGCTGATGGGGATTGAGGGCTGA
- the hcp gene encoding hydroxylamine reductase, which yields MFCFQCEQTAKGEGCTKLGVCGKQPDVAALQDLLVYEIKELSRIAVEGRKVGLVDAAVDQFTSEALFSTLTNVDFDPERFVEMLARCVQVREDLKKRVAAAGGKTDFGSPRVVYAPGAGKEELVALGGQVGVKADPDLDPDLLSLRELLIYGLKGVAAYADHARILGQVDDRVDAFIHEALAATLDKSLSADDYVGLVMKCGEINLRTMELLDAGNTGAYGQPVPTPVPLGQKQGKAILVSGHDLKDLEEILKQSAGKGITVYTHGEMLPCHGYPELKKYPHFYGHYGTAWQNQAREFAAFPGAILMTTNCIQKPQDAYKGNIFTTGLVGWPGVTHIADKDFTPVIERALALPGFAADVPGKSVMVGFGHNAVLGVAPAVIEAVKNKQIRHFFLVGGCDGAKPGRSYYTEFVEKVPADCVVLTLACGKFRFFDKDLGTIGGIPRLLDIGQCNDAYSAIKIASALADAFGCGVNDLPLSMILSWYEQKACAILLTLLYLGIKDIRLGPSLPAFISPNILNVLVEKFNIMPITTPDQDLKAILG from the coding sequence ATGTTTTGTTTTCAGTGTGAACAGACGGCCAAGGGCGAAGGCTGCACCAAACTCGGGGTCTGCGGCAAGCAGCCCGACGTGGCGGCCCTTCAGGATCTTCTCGTATACGAAATCAAAGAGCTTTCACGGATTGCGGTGGAAGGCCGCAAGGTGGGGCTGGTGGATGCCGCGGTGGACCAGTTCACCAGCGAGGCCCTCTTTTCGACCCTCACCAACGTCGACTTCGACCCCGAGCGGTTTGTGGAAATGCTGGCGCGCTGCGTCCAGGTGCGCGAAGACCTCAAAAAGCGCGTGGCCGCCGCAGGCGGCAAAACCGATTTCGGATCCCCGCGCGTGGTCTATGCGCCCGGCGCCGGCAAGGAAGAACTGGTGGCCCTGGGCGGGCAGGTGGGCGTCAAGGCCGACCCGGACCTCGACCCGGACCTGCTCTCGTTGCGGGAACTGTTAATCTACGGCCTCAAGGGCGTTGCCGCCTACGCGGACCATGCCCGGATCCTGGGCCAGGTCGACGACCGGGTGGATGCCTTCATCCACGAGGCCCTGGCGGCCACCCTGGACAAAAGCCTGAGCGCCGATGACTACGTCGGGCTGGTGATGAAGTGCGGCGAGATCAACCTGCGCACCATGGAGCTGCTGGATGCCGGCAACACCGGCGCCTACGGCCAGCCGGTCCCCACCCCGGTGCCCCTGGGCCAGAAGCAGGGCAAGGCGATCCTGGTCTCCGGCCACGACCTCAAGGACCTGGAGGAAATCCTCAAGCAGAGCGCCGGCAAGGGCATCACGGTCTACACCCACGGTGAAATGCTGCCCTGCCACGGCTACCCGGAGCTCAAGAAGTACCCGCACTTCTACGGCCATTACGGCACCGCCTGGCAGAACCAGGCGCGCGAGTTCGCCGCCTTTCCCGGCGCGATCCTGATGACCACCAACTGCATCCAGAAACCCCAGGACGCCTACAAGGGCAATATCTTCACCACCGGGCTGGTGGGCTGGCCCGGGGTGACCCACATCGCCGACAAGGACTTCACCCCGGTGATCGAACGGGCCCTGGCGCTGCCCGGCTTCGCCGCGGACGTCCCCGGCAAGAGCGTCATGGTCGGCTTCGGCCACAACGCCGTTCTGGGTGTTGCGCCGGCGGTGATCGAGGCGGTCAAGAACAAGCAGATCCGGCACTTCTTCCTGGTCGGCGGCTGTGACGGCGCAAAACCCGGCCGCAGCTACTACACCGAGTTTGTCGAGAAGGTGCCCGCCGACTGCGTGGTCCTGACCCTGGCCTGCGGCAAGTTCCGCTTCTTCGACAAGGACCTGGGCACCATCGGCGGCATTCCCCGCCTGCTGGACATCGGGCAATGCAACGACGCCTACTCGGCCATCAAGATCGCCTCGGCCCTGGCGGACGCCTTCGGCTGCGGGGTCAACGACCTCCCGCTGTCCATGATCCTCTCCTGGTACGAGCAGAAGGCCTGCGCCATCCTGCTGACCCTGCTCTACCTGGGGATCAAGGACATCCGGCTGGGGCCCTCGCTGCCGGCCTTCATCTCGCCCAACATCCTCAACGTCCTGGTGGAGAAGTTCAACATCATGCCCATCACGACGCCGGATCAGGACCTCAAGGCGATCCTCGGATAG